Proteins from one Malania oleifera isolate guangnan ecotype guangnan chromosome 4, ASM2987363v1, whole genome shotgun sequence genomic window:
- the LOC131153004 gene encoding uncharacterized protein LOC131153004: MTSLKPSSRYTSFDNRSSTSSRHSEPSSSAELKNPTKKQSSLKRLTRGSSSPASQHRLPDLSSGAAKSTRALAKTTQTGAVKGQMDQQLSMMMRKLVDTKSNQKAAVNRTALIIPSDLIAEDLKKTAKKGWNFTDLHRKMFGKGRGSGSGSSDVGFREKKALTEGKANTRTLAMVLRSERELLSQNQELEAEMARLKLTLEEKNNEVEKLKDLCLKQRAEIKSLKSAVLFPDEMNSQLQELFDKQGSELKQAKQIIPTLQRQVTSLTGQLQCLAQDLAEVKADKNSLQGCYEGHFSSPKTPAYDSEPANSLEFSSADPKTPGSPDDMFLNDLNPCLTPYSLKKMSLEFEGIGYDSLQGQRLPGNSFDMHNDIDFDQSHVKKVSKSSDNYQSNQGRAAVRVPHRSEKSEHAYQAQMQHKLF; this comes from the exons ATGACTTCGCTGAAACCCTCATCGCGTTACACCTCCTTCGACAATCGATCCTCCACGTCCTCGCGCCACTCGGAGCCTTCCTCCTCCGCCGAGCTCAAAAACCCTACAAAAAAGCAATCTTCTTTGAAGCGCCTCACCAGAGGGAGCTCAAGCCCAGCTTCCCAGCATAGGTTGCCGGATTTAAGCTCCGGTGCAGCAAAGTCCACTCGCGCGCTCGCCAAAACGACACAAACCGGCGCCGTCAAGGGCCAGATGGATCAGCAATTGAGCATGATGATGAGGAAGCTCGTGGATACTAAGTCAAACCAGAAGGCGGCAGTGAATCGGACGGCTCTGATAATTCCTTCTGATTTAATTGCGGAGGATTTGAAGAAGACGGCGAAGAAGGGGTGGAATTTCACGGATTTGCACCGGAAGATGTTTGGGAAGGGACGGGGATCGGGATCGGGATCATCGGATGTGGGTTTCAGAGAGAAGAAGGCCCTGACGGAGGGGAAGGCGAATACGAGGACTTTGGCCATGGTGCTGAGAAGCGAGAGAGAGCTTCTGAGTCAGAATCAGGAGCTGGAAGCAGAGATGGCCCGGCTCAAACTGACGTTGGAGGAGAAAAACAATGAA GTTGAGAAGTTAAAAGATTTGTGCCTCAAGCAAAGGGCAGAGATTAAGTCACTGAAGAGCGCCGTATTGTTCCCAGATGAGATGAATTCTCAACTTCAAGAGCTGTTTGATAAGCAGGGTTCTGAATTGAAACAGGCAAAACAAATAATCCCAACTCTCCAAAGACAGGTCACTTCTCTTACAGGCCAGCTTCAGTGCCTTGCACAGGATCTTGCGGAG GTGAAGGCAGATAAAAATTCATTACAAGGATGTTATGAAGGTCATTTCAGCTCTCCAAAGACACCAGCATATGATTCAGAGCCTGCCAATTCTTTG GAATTCAGCTCTGCGGATCCCAAAACCCCTGGTAGTCCAGATGACATGTTCCTCAACGATTTGAATCCTTGTTTAACACCTTACTCTCTGAAGAAAATGTCCTTG GAATTTGAAGGGATAGGTTATGATTCTCTGCAAGGTCAAAGATTGCCTGGAAACAGTTTTGATATGCACAATGACATTGATTTTGATCAAAGCCATGTCAAGAAGGTATCCAAAAGTTCAGATAATTATCAGAGCAACCAAGGAAGAGCAGCAGTTCGAGTGCCTCACAGATCAGAAAAATCTGAACATGCCTACCAAGCGCAGATGCAGCACAAGCTTTTCTAA
- the LOC131153005 gene encoding serine acetyltransferase 1, chloroplastic-like — protein MAACINDRTGQCQISNIFPCRSFKFIRPCFSNPVSGNQSCQSKPPCTSDADEDDHLWGKIQEEALFDSKQEPILSHYYCSSILVHNSLETALANHLALKLANSSLSSDSLVTVFSTAFDEDCKIRAAIREDLEAAKARDPACISYVQCLLNFKGFLALQAQRVSHRLWSQGRAALALVIQSRVSEVFAVDIHPGARIGQGVLLDHATGVVVGETTVIGDGVSILHSVTLGGTGKEVGDRHPKVGDGVFIGAGAKVLGNVVIGEGAKIGAGSVVLRAVPSEGTAVGNPARLVGEKERPRV, from the coding sequence ATGGCAGCTTGCATTAATGACAGAACCGGCCAATGCCAAATTTCTAACATTTTTCCATGCAGATCCTTCAAATTCATCAGACCCTGTTTCTCAAACCCTGTTTCAGGCAATCAAAGTTGCCAGAGCAAGCCACCCTGCACTTCTGATGCTGATGAAGACGATCACTTATGGGGGAAAATCCAAGAAGAGGCTCTGTTTGATTCAAAACAAGAGCCCATACTCTCTCACTACTATTGTTCTTCCATTTTGGTACACAATTCTCTGGAAACTGCACTGGCAAATCACCTGGCACTTAAACTAGCCAATTCAAGCCTTTCCAGTGATTCCCTCGTCACAGTTTTTTCCACAGCATTCGATGAAGATTGCAAGATCAGAGCAGCCATCAGAGAAGATCTTGAAGCTGCAAAAGCAAGAGACCCCGCCTGCATCAGTTATGTTCAGTGTTTGTTGAACTTCAAAGGGTTTCTGGCATTGCAAGCCCAGAGAGTGTCACATAGGCTGTGGTCACAGGGGAGGGCTGCCCTGGCTCTGGTGATCCAGAGCCGGGTTTCGGAGGTTTTTGCCGTCGACATCCACCCGGGGGCGAGGATCGGGCAGGGGGTCCTGCTCGACCACGCCACTGGAGTTGTAGTTGGCGAAACCACGGTGATCGGAGACGGGGTTTCCATTTTGCACAGTGTGACCCTGGGAGGGACTGGAAAGGAAGTTGGGGACAGGCACCCCAAGGTTGGAGACGGAGTTTTTATAGGTGCAGGGGCTAAggttttggggaatgttgttaTAGGGGAAGGGGCTAAAATTGGTGCGGGGTCCGTGGTTTTAAGGGCAGTGCCCTCCGAGGGCACCGCTGTGGGGAACCCTGCTAGATTGGTTGGAGAGAAGGAGAGACCTAGAGTGTGA